A window of Papilio machaon chromosome W, ilPapMach1.1, whole genome shotgun sequence genomic DNA:
taatttttaaacttttgagTTCtgcttttattgttttagttttgtatagaaaatatatacgaTTTCCTTCTTCTAATGCCTCTATGTTACGAAATATTTGTTCAAACTGGCAATAGTGAGCCATTCCCAGATGTTTCTTAAGTCTTATTTTCCAACACTTCTTAGGAATCATTATAATCGTTGAGTAATCAGTTGAGATGTTGATACGTGTTACTATTACACCTGCTGCTATTGCTCTTAATTTaactacttaattttatatcaacacTGGTATCACTTTGAATCGAACTATTTACTTCTGTGGTTGCATTAGCATTTTCACTCACTTCTTCAAGTCCGCGCATGTCCACAGCTGCCTGGGAAGGTTGAAGTTCTGTTGATTGAGAAGCTGAAGGTGGGTGTGATACAGTTAACTCAGACAAATGCGATGAACCTGGTATTGAATCGTCTGTTGATATATTTACGTCTTTAGATGGCTCTTTTTCTTGCTCTGTTTCAACAgtctttttagaatttttaggttctggggtaaaatattttttcatcagtCATAAGTCACAAGTCATTTTAATcagtataagtaaaaaaatttgtttattttgcaataaaaaaaagagacaagtgagatcaaaaatgcttccactccatgaaggtgataaaaaccaatttcagtcTCGTATAATGTCtagcattgaaaatcaaaaagagtaTAATGAGTTGTTAAGTAGATTGGAAAGTATTGCAAGTCCGAAAATATACTATCACACTGACTGTAGgattcagtttaataataaaatatcttcattggcgaaaatatctgttaaaagtGATTGGCATCATTATCGAGAGTACCACCAAGaatctttcaatgaaatttgtagcatcatagaagaagatattatcaacaatggccgctgtcatcagtatataattccatttacatgaattatatactgattcattggagagaatatatgcagagaattccattgaaatggatactacttttactactactaataatgaaggtctggggttcacgggctcttgctctataataacttgtaattttattaatatatttttaattaaatttttgagtattatttatttggttttttttgtaatctgttattgagggatcgcgatagacctatctcgccatctcactcgcacccaccatacatatactgtctcgcgctcgctcctacagcgaccctacatcattgtctggcaaggggttggaactatcaaaaatgtctggctgatgaggaaacatcatctaattattacctaagtattatatataaaaatcagcttttatactataacataagtagaattataatttcatgaacattaggggtgtctggcaaggggttgccacgatgttaagtgtctggcaatcaataacgtgatttttaataatattctgaaggtaataccaaaaaatcacactttattatttgatgaatttagatcggtattttacacacctttagtaccgtttacctgccaaagccacggtaacccaaacttcataatagtccatcgttcttacctgtgttgggagcatgcgctgacaaactttcagcttttataaaataacgaaggtctggggttcacgggctcttaGACTATTAGTGTAATCATATCaactttattagaaaaggtTCTAGCAAAGccagataatattaaatattgattagCAAGAGGTTCATCACGATTAAAATTGCTTGAACTcctcatataaatattttttctggtGTATTTAGTACAAAACACAAATCAATGAGGTGTGAAAACACTCAAGGCTAGATACACATTGTAGCAAAACTTACCTTGCTAATGAAAAGTTTCAAAGCCTCTAATTCAGCCAAAAATTGATAGTCTTCTTCAACATCGCTTTTCAAATGTTGTAGTGTTTGTTTCGGAACCTTTGGTGGCGACAGTTCACCAAACACGCCAGAGAAAGACTGGAACTGAATGAACATTAAAGATATTgttatatcattatttattatttggtatcaattaaaaatttggtcaaagaatttaaatacttgTCTTGTCAAATACTTAAGGTatgtttaaatacttttttttttcaaatataactgTATGTCAAGTCAACTTTTCTTATTTGTGATTAGAGTAAAATATTACCTCTCCAGGGTTGGACAGCTGGATACTTATGAGGGTGTTACCACCATTGCTGAATCGCTGCTCAATTCTGTGTTTGATAACTTTGAATGTGTCCGGCTCATACTCATCCACGACTAATGGATAATTTCTCGCTTTTGCTTCAACcttcataaacaaaatgttaaatataagtaCTGCTGTCTTACCTGAGTACTGCactataatatgaaaaaactgTAGTGACTGAGATGTAATACTTACAATACTGCCAAGGCTAGATACACCTTCGACATAAACTTCGACAATGGCTTCTGGAGTGTTGAATGGATCTACTATTGATAATCCATTCCATGCAGAGTTCTGAAATGCAATATTTATGAATGTCATAATtacttgtaaattaattaactcgTCAATATACCGAAATCTATGAATACCTTGTCAACGGATAGACCAAAACCAGCCGACAATACTTCTTTTAGTAAGCTTTCATCGACTTCAGACGCACCCGAGAATTTTAAGGACTCGGGGCTATGGAGCACACTAAATACTCCAGCACCATTTGCACCTGGGGAACACAAATTCGATTAGCTCTTTCAAAAATACGATACAgcaaatctaaaatatattatagttacCGAGGATTGATAAAACAAGAGTTAGGTAAAATAGAGCCATTGTTACACCCATATTTCTTGAATGCAGACGAATGACTGTCATATGATTAAAGTCTTACcaataagaatatttaaaataaataatcatattttacATTGGCAGCCTCGCAAACGAAGACATTCTactaaaattcaataatttatttttataaaaattaattgtagaatttaattatattataggtTATTAGTTAGCAGTTgtgaaattaaagttaaacaaattagtaaacatctacaaaaaaaagtgGCAACATTTACTTTTTCTATCCAAGCAAATGTGCGAATCGGAATTGGTCGGCGAATCAAGTTGAAGAAATCTAGAATTTACCGAAACGTGAATTCATATAATTCaatcagttttaaatatttcattcttatcattaataaaataactacggTAGAACAATCATGACAAACGAAACTGCCTGCCCTCCGCCAGTTTTGTGGGCACAGAACAAAGAAGATGTTTTCCTCACATTTAACGTTGAGGCTAAAGATCCGGACATTAAAATAGAGAAAAgctctgtttattttaatggtatTAATGTACGAGACAATAAAACATATGAAGTTACAATACCTTTACACGATGCTGTTATACCCGAAAAGAGCAACTTTGTGAATAAAGGTAGGTGCATAGAAATGGTGCTTCGCAAAGAAAATGTGACTGGTCGTTTTTGGTCATCACTTACGAGTGATAAGAAGAAAccacattatttgaaaatagacTTTAACAAGTGGTGTGATGAGGATGACGAAGAAGTCGAGGATGCGGGAGCTTTAAATCTCAATGAAATGTTGGAGGCTATGGGCGGCGACAGAGGTGCCGGTGATAAGAAACCATCTTTTGATGATTTGGAAAGTGATTCCGACGACGACAATTTGCCGGATCTAGAGTAAAGTTATTTGTAGTGCTAGTGCCTTAAAATGCAGTTCAATGTGTATGTTAAGGTTTACACAGTTTTAAgtacctaatttttttttcacattaccAGGTGTAATAGTTGAACAGCACACATGTGTTTTAACTCATGAAATCtatgattttgttataaaaacccTCATATGATCAAATTatgttctttatatttattagtgcatcatttttaatgattcataattttagaaagaaaacacatgttttgttttctttttcatccaaattgtaataattttttccttatcctttttttatatagttggTGAACTGTTTGGTTAGTAAAAAGAATTACCGAGCTCTAGtgataagcaaaaaaaaattccacacATCATGtatcaataaatttcaaatattacatcattaaaattttaagtaaaatggTTATAATGATGAAAATTTAGTTCACAAATTctcaaataaaactatattaaataagtttgtattgaattgaaaaaaaatttgatcTGCATGAAAAAATTGTTGGCCTATCCATAATGTACTCTGATGTTACTCcagaataaaagtaaatttaaaaatatatttgtgtttgAATTATATACCCCTGTAAATTCTACAAATAGCTTTTGAGCTTCATAATGAACAAAGGATTTAGACTTTAGATAACTGAAAGGAAGAGGTGGATGAGGGAGAGCTGGGGAAGGGAATTATTCAGTCAGTCGGTAGAGAACTAGGCATCAATCAGTCATTCAGCAGCCTAGGTAGTAATGAGTACAGCAGTAAGTATATTcaagtttaataaaagtttggccatgaaatattatacaaacCTATTGTCCCATAAATTTATCAGACCTCATAGGGCAGGGAATTCTTTAGGAAAAATTGCACAATGTATGCGTAACAGTATAGATTCACTATCCCCCTCACCGACCAATGTCAAGTTATAGTATTCATCTCGTTATATTTTCTGTATCTATAAATAAGAAGTTTGGTAGAAAGTATAAAGACAAGCTAAGTCTCATGACTGGGTTCGTCTTTATAAGCTGATGCTTATTGAATAATCGGGATTCATCTTATAAATAAGATGTCCTTTTATcattcttatatatttttttcctcaATTTTCTCCTGCTTTCTTTGTATaaagtgtttttgtaaatgtttatagaTAGAATATACTACTTAACATTGATGAAACATTTCCAAAATTCCATGGTTCCAAATTGGCTAGTCAGCGCTTTTTCGCACGGTCGCTGTTTTAAGCCGCGTTAAAACTTAGCCCTCTAGAGCGACTAAAGCTTTAAAATCACTGGTTCGATAAAAAAGCGTCACGTTTAAAAAGTGCTGCCGTATGatgatgaatttttttttttaaatttgaacgaTTTTTTAACGCGCGTTAGAAAAGCGCCCGTACGAATAGGGTCTTAATATTGATTGAATACAATTTAGCAAATCATACataaaaagttgttaaaaatgtacacaacACATAAACACTTTATTTGGCCTCAGTTGCTTTAACAgctaaattgtataaatgaaaCTGCTGACCGTGTCTTCTTAAATTCAATGTAACAGTGATGCAGTAAATTAGTCTGTTGAGACTTTCACATTTAAGAATGTACGAAGCCCCTTGTCCCGGCGAAAATATTGGGGCTCCATAACTTTGGCAATCGAACATGAAATATGAAGGACCTATTCTTccaaaagataaattttttgTAGGGCTGACCAATATACCAAGTCGATTACTTTCGAAAAAGTATTCCAAAGCTTTGCTCAAATTAAACCTATCCGGATATGTATTG
This region includes:
- the LOC123723226 gene encoding uncharacterized protein CG16817-like; translated protein: MTNETACPPPVLWAQNKEDVFLTFNVEAKDPDIKIEKSSVYFNGINVRDNKTYEVTIPLHDAVIPEKSNFVNKGRCIEMVLRKENVTGRFWSSLTSDKKKPHYLKIDFNKWCDEDDEEVEDAGALNLNEMLEAMGGDRGAGDKKPSFDDLESDSDDDNLPDLE
- the LOC123723224 gene encoding uncharacterized protein LOC123723224, with protein sequence MGVTMALFYLTLVLSILGANGAGVFSVLHSPESLKFSGASEVDESLLKEVLSAGFGLSVDKNSAWNGLSIVDPFNTPEAIVEVYVEGVSSLGSIVEAKARNYPLVVDEYEPDTFKVIKHRIEQRFSNGGNTLISIQLSNPGEFQSFSGVFGELSPPKVPKQTLQHLKSDVEEDYQFLAELEALKLFISKVSFATMCI